A region from the Algoriphagus machipongonensis genome encodes:
- the rpsF gene encoding 30S ribosomal protein S6 has translation MFQRNYETVFILTPVLSDVQMKDTVDKFVNLLKEEGADVINVENWGLKKMAYTIDKKTTGFYVLVEFKADPTVISKFELEFRRDEKVMRFLTTVLEKHGIAYAERRRKGEFNKKTEAKEEQAK, from the coding sequence ATGTTCCAAAGAAATTACGAGACGGTATTCATATTAACTCCCGTTTTGTCTGATGTTCAGATGAAGGATACCGTAGACAAGTTTGTGAACTTGTTAAAAGAAGAGGGAGCAGATGTTATTAATGTGGAAAACTGGGGTCTTAAGAAGATGGCTTACACTATCGACAAGAAGACAACTGGATTCTATGTATTGGTTGAGTTCAAGGCCGATCCTACCGTCATTAGCAAATTCGAACTAGAGTTTAGAAGAGACGAAAAAGTGATGCGATTCTTGACTACTGTTTTGGAGAAGCATGGAATTGCTTATGCCGAAAGAAGAAGAAAAGGAGAGTTTAACAAAAAAACTGAAGCTAAGGAGGAGCAAGCCAAATGA